One genomic window of Cupriavidus sp. P-10 includes the following:
- a CDS encoding helix-turn-helix transcriptional regulator, with amino-acid sequence MLFFEPSNGPNFAVATGFIDEHARRIQQEFATRMPDWIESIPVGAVMRQTSVISDADFRRTDLYQDALRPADAFYGIIAPLARTPERRILLSAGRNLGERDFTEEDVGAFRMLVPHLLTALAVRHRIEAADLQGRWALEVFGQLNVGVILVDVWMRPVFANARAEMIAAVGDGLLLREQGISSSTPAESKLLSELVARAIAFNHLSRDASEGAIHHPALRCHLSRRQPRPPLLVTVVPVQDACRLNGVSNATRAILFVVDPDVPPGAEPIHAAEMFDLTQRESELAAMLASGLALTDVASQLGITIGTARGYLKHVLAKTGTHRQGELVSLLLRGQPVSGDSSSDSLSFQRP; translated from the coding sequence ATGTTGTTCTTCGAACCGAGTAACGGTCCCAACTTTGCTGTTGCAACTGGGTTTATCGACGAACATGCGAGAAGGATTCAACAGGAGTTTGCGACCCGCATGCCAGATTGGATCGAGTCCATCCCAGTTGGCGCCGTGATGCGGCAAACCTCCGTGATCTCGGATGCGGATTTCCGTCGAACCGATCTCTATCAAGACGCGCTCCGGCCAGCGGACGCCTTTTACGGGATCATTGCGCCGCTAGCCCGAACGCCGGAGCGGAGAATCCTCCTTTCTGCAGGACGTAACCTAGGTGAGCGGGACTTCACAGAAGAAGACGTTGGCGCCTTTCGCATGCTTGTGCCCCACCTCCTAACTGCCTTGGCGGTCCGGCACCGAATAGAAGCTGCGGACTTGCAGGGGAGATGGGCTCTTGAGGTATTCGGCCAATTGAATGTGGGCGTCATACTTGTGGATGTTTGGATGCGGCCGGTCTTTGCGAACGCGAGGGCAGAAATGATCGCCGCTGTTGGCGACGGCTTACTCTTGCGGGAGCAAGGGATTTCTTCCTCGACTCCTGCCGAGTCCAAACTTCTATCGGAGTTAGTCGCTAGAGCGATCGCCTTTAACCATCTGTCGCGTGACGCCAGCGAGGGTGCGATCCATCATCCCGCTCTCAGGTGCCATCTTTCGCGCAGACAGCCGCGGCCGCCCCTACTTGTTACAGTAGTTCCTGTCCAAGACGCCTGCCGGCTAAATGGGGTCAGTAATGCGACGCGCGCAATCTTGTTTGTGGTAGACCCCGACGTGCCACCAGGCGCTGAACCTATTCACGCCGCCGAAATGTTCGACCTGACCCAGCGCGAATCCGAACTGGCTGCCATGCTAGCGAGTGGATTAGCGCTTACCGATGTGGCATCGCAGCTGGGGATTACGATCGGCACCGCGCGTGGTTACCTCAAACATGTTTTGGCAAAGACCGGTACGCACCGCCAAGGTGAGTTGGTTTCCCTTCTGCTCAGAGGCCAACCAGTAAGCGGTGATTCCAGCTCTGACTCCCTCAGCTTTCAGCGACCTTAA
- a CDS encoding IS630 family transposase yields the protein MSRGRQAMPVKLAKRERQELQTLIERKTAAQRDVMRARIALWAHEGHANTVIARELGVSAQTVCLWRKRIAQQGVQGIREGERSGRPPRISQEARLQLIALACETQEPEGRVTPTLDEIVTRAVERGVVEQISRSQVQRILQAGDVRPHRVQQWLHSPDPAFREKVNGICKLYRKAPRNAVVLSIDEKTGIQAIERKHPGRAPAPGRLRRREFEYVRHGTQALIAALDVHTGQVLAECRDRRTQDDLVAFMERVAAAYPGKQVHVVWDNLNTHCAQAVWQAFNARHDGRFHFHFTPLHASWVNQIELWFARYTRRVLRNASHTSIAHLRERTEQFVRAHNQAACPFKWSFRGYPLQTGAS from the coding sequence ATGAGCCGAGGCCGCCAAGCAATGCCAGTGAAGCTGGCGAAAAGGGAAAGACAGGAACTGCAAACGCTGATCGAGCGGAAGACGGCCGCGCAGCGAGATGTGATGCGTGCGCGAATCGCGTTGTGGGCCCACGAGGGTCACGCTAACACGGTCATTGCGCGGGAACTGGGTGTATCGGCGCAAACGGTCTGCCTGTGGCGTAAGCGCATTGCGCAGCAAGGTGTCCAAGGAATTCGGGAGGGCGAGCGCAGTGGCCGGCCGCCACGTATCAGCCAGGAGGCGCGACTGCAGTTGATTGCGCTGGCATGTGAGACGCAGGAACCTGAAGGTCGAGTCACGCCCACGCTCGATGAGATCGTGACGCGCGCTGTGGAGCGTGGAGTCGTCGAGCAAATCAGCCGCAGCCAGGTGCAGCGCATTCTGCAGGCCGGCGACGTGCGTCCGCACCGGGTCCAGCAATGGCTGCATAGCCCAGATCCGGCCTTTCGTGAGAAGGTCAACGGGATTTGCAAGCTGTATCGCAAGGCGCCTCGGAACGCGGTGGTGCTCAGTATCGACGAGAAGACCGGCATTCAGGCCATCGAACGCAAGCACCCTGGACGCGCACCTGCACCGGGACGACTGCGTCGTCGCGAGTTTGAGTATGTTCGTCACGGCACCCAGGCGTTGATTGCAGCGCTGGACGTGCACACCGGACAGGTGTTGGCAGAATGCCGCGACCGGCGCACCCAGGACGACCTGGTGGCCTTCATGGAGCGCGTGGCCGCCGCGTATCCGGGCAAACAGGTGCACGTCGTGTGGGACAACCTGAACACACATTGCGCCCAGGCCGTCTGGCAGGCGTTCAACGCGCGACACGATGGGCGGTTTCACTTCCACTTCACGCCATTGCACGCGAGTTGGGTCAATCAGATCGAACTCTGGTTTGCCCGCTACACGCGCCGGGTACTGCGCAATGCGAGCCACACCAGCATCGCGCACCTGCGCGAGCGCACCGAACAGTTTGTCCGCGCGCACAATCAGGCGGCGTGCCCGTTCAAATGGTCTTTCCGGGGCTATCCGCTGCAAACCGGCGCATCGTAA